A DNA window from Parabacteroides johnsonii DSM 18315 contains the following coding sequences:
- a CDS encoding sulfatase family protein, giving the protein MKTNQLFLLTGLAAVTLPACVQKDKKGVSEKPMNILYIMCDDHSYQTISAYDHRFIETPNIDRIANEGVRFTNSFVANSLSGPSRACLLTGKHSHKNGFTDNTKRFDGSQQTFPKLLQQAGYQTAVVGKWHLTSDPTGFDYWNILTGQGDYYNPYFIDNGEKKQIEGYATNITTDLALDWLDNKRDKNKPFCLLLHHKAPHRTWMPDTCDLDLYEDIVYPVPETFYDKYEGRIAASEQEMSIIEDMDLVYDLKMADKENEIHTTTGLEESGRSLYNRMTPAQKAAWDKHYDPIIKKFKEQKLTGKALAEWKYQQYMHDYLRVIHSIDRNVGRVLDYMKKSGLLENTIIVYTSDQGFYMGEHGWFDKRFMYEESFRTPMLVRFPGGVKGDIPEMVQNIDHAATFLQLAGVPVPEDIQGDSYLPLLKGEKPKDWRTSLYYHFYEYPAEHAVKRHYGVRTDRYKLIHFYHDIDVWELYDLQNDPMEMHNIYNEPGNEALIDSLKAELRKLQKQYDDPIETELATAKK; this is encoded by the coding sequence ATGAAAACTAATCAACTATTTCTTTTGACAGGTTTGGCAGCCGTAACTCTTCCAGCCTGTGTCCAAAAGGACAAAAAAGGGGTGTCGGAGAAGCCTATGAATATTCTCTATATCATGTGCGATGATCATTCTTATCAGACAATCAGTGCTTATGATCATCGTTTTATCGAAACTCCGAATATCGACCGGATTGCTAATGAAGGCGTACGGTTTACGAACAGTTTCGTCGCCAACTCTTTGAGCGGTCCCAGCCGTGCTTGTTTGCTAACGGGCAAGCATAGCCATAAGAATGGCTTTACCGACAATACAAAACGTTTTGACGGTAGCCAGCAGACATTCCCGAAGTTGTTGCAGCAAGCCGGTTATCAGACCGCTGTTGTCGGAAAGTGGCACCTGACATCCGATCCTACCGGTTTCGATTATTGGAATATTTTGACTGGACAAGGAGATTATTATAATCCGTACTTTATTGATAACGGCGAGAAAAAACAGATCGAAGGTTATGCAACAAACATCACGACGGACCTGGCCTTGGACTGGCTGGATAACAAGCGCGATAAAAACAAACCTTTCTGCCTTTTGCTCCATCACAAAGCCCCCCATCGTACTTGGATGCCAGATACCTGCGACCTGGATCTGTATGAAGATATTGTTTATCCGGTTCCCGAAACGTTCTATGACAAATATGAAGGACGTATTGCCGCATCCGAACAGGAGATGAGCATTATCGAGGATATGGATCTCGTCTATGACTTGAAGATGGCGGATAAGGAAAATGAAATCCATACGACGACCGGTCTTGAGGAAAGCGGCCGTAGCTTGTATAACCGGATGACTCCGGCTCAGAAAGCAGCCTGGGACAAACATTATGATCCGATCATCAAGAAGTTTAAGGAACAGAAGTTGACAGGAAAGGCATTGGCCGAATGGAAATACCAGCAGTACATGCACGATTATCTGCGCGTGATCCATTCTATTGACCGTAATGTGGGCCGTGTATTGGATTATATGAAGAAGAGCGGCTTATTGGAGAACACCATTATTGTCTACACTTCCGACCAGGGATTCTATATGGGTGAACATGGTTGGTTCGACAAACGTTTCATGTATGAAGAATCTTTCCGTACGCCTATGTTGGTCCGTTTTCCAGGCGGTGTTAAAGGCGACATCCCCGAAATGGTCCAGAATATCGACCATGCAGCAACTTTTCTGCAATTGGCTGGCGTCCCTGTTCCCGAAGATATCCAGGGAGATTCTTATTTGCCTTTGTTGAAGGGTGAAAAGCCGAAAGACTGGCGTACCTCTTTGTATTATCATTTCTACGAGTATCCGGCGGAACATGCAGTAAAACGTCATTATGGTGTCCGCACCGACCGTTATAAATTAATCCATTTCTATCATGATATCGATGTGTGGGAACTTTATGATCTGCAAAACGATCCGATGGAGATGCATAACATCTATAACGAACCGGGCAATGAAGCCTTGATCGACAGTCTGAAAGCAGAACTGCGTAAATTACAGAAACAATATGATGATCCGATTGAAACGGAGTTGGCAACTGCAAAGAAATAA
- a CDS encoding DUF4286 family protein, which yields MIVYNTTFHIEKDILDESLDYLKRQYIPKAVESGFLQRPCLRRVMQAEEGEGISFSVQFHVKNVDTLNFWLQNEGNNLHRALVARFGHKIAGFSTLLEEIDWEK from the coding sequence ATGATTGTTTATAATACAACGTTTCATATAGAAAAAGATATTCTGGATGAAAGTTTGGATTATCTGAAAAGACAGTATATCCCGAAAGCCGTGGAGAGCGGATTTCTACAGCGGCCATGTCTGCGACGTGTGATGCAGGCTGAGGAGGGAGAAGGTATTAGTTTCTCCGTCCAGTTTCATGTTAAGAATGTCGATACGTTGAATTTCTGGTTGCAGAACGAAGGAAATAACCTTCACCGGGCATTAGTTGCCCGTTTCGGTCATAAGATTGCCGGCTTTAGTACTTTACTGGAAGAGATAGACTGGGAGAAATGA
- the ruvC gene encoding crossover junction endodeoxyribonuclease RuvC, with protein MTKDRVILGIDPGTIVMGYGVLKIEGHKPKLEAMGILQLNKYEDHYLRLRKIFERVLGLIDQYHPDELAIEAPFFGKNVQSMLKLGRAQGVAMAAALERDIPIFEYAPLKIKMSITGNGNAAKEQVAGMLQRYLHIPEASMLPQLDATDGLAAAVCHYFQTNNPVQEKKYTGWKDFIAKNPGKVH; from the coding sequence ATGACGAAAGACCGTGTCATATTAGGTATTGACCCTGGAACGATCGTGATGGGGTATGGAGTGCTGAAGATTGAAGGACACAAACCTAAACTGGAAGCTATGGGCATACTTCAATTGAATAAATACGAGGATCATTATTTGCGGCTTCGTAAGATTTTTGAGCGGGTATTGGGACTTATCGACCAGTATCATCCGGACGAACTGGCCATTGAAGCTCCGTTTTTCGGGAAGAACGTACAGAGTATGTTAAAACTGGGCCGTGCACAGGGAGTCGCTATGGCTGCCGCGCTCGAACGGGATATCCCGATATTTGAATATGCCCCTCTAAAAATCAAGATGTCCATTACCGGAAATGGAAACGCGGCAAAAGAACAAGTAGCTGGAATGCTACAGCGTTACCTGCATATTCCGGAAGCATCCATGTTACCGCAATTAGATGCGACAGACGGATTGGCGGCTGCCGTTTGCCATTATTTCCAGACGAATAATCCGGTACAGGAAAAGAAATATACCGGATGGAAAGACTTTATTGCGAAGAATCCGGGCAAAGTTCATTGA